The Actinocorallia herbida DNA window CGGGTCGCCCGGCACCACGGCGGCCCCGCGCGGCCCGACCCGTTCGGCCGCGCCTCCGCGGGTGGCGATCAGCGCGGCGCGCGTCCAGGTGCCGCCGGTGACGACCGCGTCGCGCAGGTCGGTGCCGACGAGGCGGGCCCGGCTGAGGTCGGCGCCGGTGAGGTCGGCCCCGGTCAGCCGCGCCTCGTCCAGCCGAGCTCCGGCGAGGGACGCGCCGCGCAGCACGGCCCGGGTGAGGTCGGCCCCGACGAGATGGGCGTCGGTGAGGTCGGCGCCGGTGAGGTCGACCTCGGACAGGTTCCGGTAGGACAGGTCCTCGCCTTGGAGGTTCGCGCCGCGCAGGTCGGTGCGCGGCGGCGTGCGGAGCCGGGTGGAGATCTTGACGGCGTTCGCCCGCTGCACGTCGCCGGCCGAGGGGTCGGCGAGGACTTCGGCGGTCCAGCGGCGGCACGCCTCGGGGTCGGCGAGGTCGCACAGGAAGTCGACGGACAGCTGGGAGAGCGCGCGGCGGCCGAGGGGGGCGGGGTCGGCGCCCGCGGCGAGGTCGTCGGCGATCCTGCGGGCGACCAGCCATTCGGGGACCGAGCCGTGGATGAACCCGAACATGCCGTCGTCGCTGCGCACGAGCAGGCCGCCCGCGCCGACCGCGTGCGTGGTCTGGCCGGGCGACATGTCGGTCTCGGCGAGGCCGGACAGCGTCTCGGCGACCTCGCCCAGCTCGTCCAGGCGCAGGTGCGACTCGCCGGTCTCCCACAGCCGCAGCGCCAGGGTGCCCGCGGCGAGCCACAGGTCGGCCAGCGAGAGCCCGTCGGGGGAGCCGGGGATGCCGCGCATCCGCCGTTCCTCGTGCGCCAGCCAGGAGGTGAGGATCTCCTGGTAGAGGTGGGCGGCGCTGACGGTGCGCCGGGCCTGCGCGACGAGCCTGAGCCGCTCCTCCGGCAGGTCGGCGATGAACCCGAGCATCCGCGGGTTCTGGGCGAGGCCGAGCAGTTCCTCCACCCCGCGCAGCAGCGCCATCCGCCGGTCGGCGGCGCCCTCGTCGCGGTACCGGTTGCCGAGGTAGGCGCGGATCTGCGCGGGTGTGAACGGCTCGACGCCCCACACGCGCCGGTTCGGCACGGTCCCGACCCGCTCGCCGAGCGCGGTGAACACCTGGGCGTGCGACTTGAAGTGCTGGGTCCGGGAGGCCACGACGATCTTCGCTTCGCCCTCGGCGGCGGCCAGGAGGGTCTCCAGGTGGTCGGCCGCCCGGTCATAGGTCACCCGGGTGACGAGCTCGTCGAATCCGTCGAAGAGCAGCACGATCCGGCCCTGGCGCAGCATGTAGCGGAACGCGCGCAGGTCGATCAGCTCCTCGCCGTGCGCGGCGAGATGGGCGGCGACCAGCGCCTCGACGGACTGGGCCTTGTCGAGCGCGCGCAGCTCGATGAGGATCGGGATGAGCGACGGCAGCTCCCGGGGGATGCGCCGGGCGACCTCGCGCAGCGAGAACGTCTTGCCGCGCCCGAAGTCGCCGAGCAGGAGCAGGAACCTGCCGTGGTCGGCGCCGAGCATGCGGAGCATCTCGGCCACGAGCCCTTCGCGGACCGCGGTGCTGTCGCCGCCGTCGAGTTCGCGGAACCGCTGCGGGACGTACATGCCGGGCGGGTAGAGCGGGTCGGCCTCCAGGCGCGCGGTCTGGCCCGCGACGTACGCCGAGAGGTCGAGCAGGCCCTGGAACTCGGTCAGGCTGCGCAGCCTGACCCCCCGCCGCAGCGCGTCCTCGCGCAGCTCTCGGGACGGCGGCTCGCCGAGGTGGACGAGTTCCGAGCCGTGCGCGTCGCCGCCCGCGTGGACGTGCCGGAGGAACTCGGCGATCTCGGCCTCGCCGACGGTGCCGGGGTGGGCGCCGATCCGGAACTGGCGGACGAACCCGTCCTCCATCCGGGTCACCAGCAGATGCGGCGGGTCGGCCGCCACGCGGCGTACCCGGGCGCCGGGGAAGCGCGTCTCGCACGCCTCGGTGATCTGGTCGAGCAGCACCTCGGCCGGGCCCGGCGGGTCGTCGGCGGCGGGGCGCGGCGCGGGCACGGCGGGCGGGGGCGGCCTGCGGCGCAGCAGGCCGGGGCGCTCCACCCGCACCGGCTCCGCACCGAGCCGGGCCACCGTGACGCCGGTGTGGTCGACGGTGAGCACCTGGAGGCGGCCGGGCGCGGGGGAGGGGAACACCGCGGCGCCGGACGGCAGGTCGGCCGCCGCGCCCGTCCCGCCGTGCAGCACGAGGTCGAGGGACGGGACGACGATCCGGCCGAGGAGGTCGGCGTCGCGCAGCCGGCCGGGGGAGTCGGTCTCGGGGCTGTGCGCGACCACGCCGACGCGCAGCCAGTCCTCGCCGAGGCCGCGCAGCCGTCCGGCGAACCAGGCGGCCTGGGCGTGGCCGACCTGGCCGTGGTCCTCGCCCGCGCGGTGGCTGACCGCCATCGTCGAGTTCAGCCCGGCGACGGCGAGGCGCAGCTCGGGCACGGTGAACAGGGTCCACGGCTGGGCGCTGTCGAACACGGTGCCGTCCAGGCCCCGGTACAGCTCGGCGAACAGCCCCGCGAAGTGCCGCCACTTCGGCCAGTACGGCGGTTGCGGCTCGACGTCGTCGGCGTCGCACAGCTCGAAGTAGGACCGCGAGGCGGCCTTGGTGACGTCCCGGACGCCCGGCACCACGATGATGCGGTGCGGCTCCAGGCCGAGCTGGGCGCGCAGCCCGGTGAGGAACGCGGCGGCCTCGGCGCACTCGCGGCGGCTGCCGGACTCGGTGAGGTCGCCGGTGACGACCACCAGATCGGGCTTGGCGTGCAGTTCGGCGAGGTCGGCTGCGACCCGCTCCTGGAGCTCGGCCGCGTCGAACGGCTCGGCGGCGAGCGTCCGGCCGAACCGCGGCCCGGCGAGGTGCAGGACGGTGACCCGGTCGGGTCCCGCCGCCGCGTCGGCCGCGCCGGACGGGAAACCGGGCTGCGCGGAGGGCGCGCGGCGGGCGGGCCGGGCGCCCTCCGCGGGCAGCGGCTCGGCCGGGACCGGAGCGAACGGGCCGGGCGGCCGCTCGGCGGGCTTGGCGCGGCCCTCGACGGCCTGGCGGACCCGGGTGAGCAGGAGGTCCCGCGCCGTCTCCTCGTCGGGGACGCCCACGAGGTCGACGTAGGTGATGGTGGAGAGCAGCCCTTCCAGCTCGCAGTCCTCCAGCCGGACCGTGATGAGCTTCGCCGACGGGTCGTCGGGCGAGGCCCGGATCGCCGCCTGCCACTCCATCCGGCCGTACCGCGAGCGCAGGTAGTTGCTCGACAGGACCGCCACGACGACCTGCGCCTCGCTCACCCCGCGGTCCATGAAGTCGATGAAGTTGGTGCCCGGCACGAAGTCCCAGGCCTGCATCATCGTCCGGTACCCGGCGTCCTCGAGCTCCCACGCGATCCACGCCGCCCAGCGCTCGTCGGCGGGCGAGTAGGAAACGAAGACGTCCGTCCGCTGCCCCGTCGTCATCTGGTCAGTATCACTGGATCACCGGTGGATGAGAATCCCCCGGCGGAAGACGGCGGAGATCGTCGTCCGGTTGAGATCACGGGCCCCGTCAGGAGATCATGACTGCGCTTCCACACCGCGAGAAGAGGGGCCGTCGCCGGATGACCTGGGTGCGCCGTGTCCCCGTGCTGGACTGGATCCGCTTCGGGCTGCTCGCCGCGGGCGTGGTCTTCGTGCTCACCGGGCTGCTGCCCGCCGCCGACGCCGAGGCCGGTCTGCGCAGGATCGCGCCCCTGCTGGTGTTCCTGGTCGCGGTGATCGTGCTGGTGGAACTGACGAAGACCGCGCAGGTCTTCGACGTCGTCGCCGCCCGGATGGCCATCGCGGGACGGGGCCGGTACGGCAGGCTGTTCCTGCTGTGCACGGCCTTCGCCTCGCTCACGACGATCTTCCTGAACCTGGACACCACGGCGGTCCTGCTCACCCCCGTCATGCTGGCGCTGGCCGTCCGCTCGGGCATCGCCGCGCTCCCGCTCGCGATGACCACGGTCTGGCTCGCGAACACCGCGAGCCTCCTTCTGCCGGTCTCGAATCTGACGAACCTGCTCGCGGCCAAACGGGTCGAC harbors:
- a CDS encoding TIR domain-containing protein, translating into MTTGQRTDVFVSYSPADERWAAWIAWELEDAGYRTMMQAWDFVPGTNFIDFMDRGVSEAQVVVAVLSSNYLRSRYGRMEWQAAIRASPDDPSAKLITVRLEDCELEGLLSTITYVDLVGVPDEETARDLLLTRVRQAVEGRAKPAERPPGPFAPVPAEPLPAEGARPARRAPSAQPGFPSGAADAAAGPDRVTVLHLAGPRFGRTLAAEPFDAAELQERVAADLAELHAKPDLVVVTGDLTESGSRRECAEAAAFLTGLRAQLGLEPHRIIVVPGVRDVTKAASRSYFELCDADDVEPQPPYWPKWRHFAGLFAELYRGLDGTVFDSAQPWTLFTVPELRLAVAGLNSTMAVSHRAGEDHGQVGHAQAAWFAGRLRGLGEDWLRVGVVAHSPETDSPGRLRDADLLGRIVVPSLDLVLHGGTGAAADLPSGAAVFPSPAPGRLQVLTVDHTGVTVARLGAEPVRVERPGLLRRRPPPPAVPAPRPAADDPPGPAEVLLDQITEACETRFPGARVRRVAADPPHLLVTRMEDGFVRQFRIGAHPGTVGEAEIAEFLRHVHAGGDAHGSELVHLGEPPSRELREDALRRGVRLRSLTEFQGLLDLSAYVAGQTARLEADPLYPPGMYVPQRFRELDGGDSTAVREGLVAEMLRMLGADHGRFLLLLGDFGRGKTFSLREVARRIPRELPSLIPILIELRALDKAQSVEALVAAHLAAHGEELIDLRAFRYMLRQGRIVLLFDGFDELVTRVTYDRAADHLETLLAAAEGEAKIVVASRTQHFKSHAQVFTALGERVGTVPNRRVWGVEPFTPAQIRAYLGNRYRDEGAADRRMALLRGVEELLGLAQNPRMLGFIADLPEERLRLVAQARRTVSAAHLYQEILTSWLAHEERRMRGIPGSPDGLSLADLWLAAGTLALRLWETGESHLRLDELGEVAETLSGLAETDMSPGQTTHAVGAGGLLVRSDDGMFGFIHGSVPEWLVARRIADDLAAGADPAPLGRRALSQLSVDFLCDLADPEACRRWTAEVLADPSAGDVQRANAVKISTRLRTPPRTDLRGANLQGEDLSYRNLSEVDLTGADLTDAHLVGADLTRAVLRGASLAGARLDEARLTGADLTGADLSRARLVGTDLRDAVVTGGTWTRAALIATRGGAAERVGPRGAAVVPGDPVDAQFAPAAMGIPFGFHFQNSRIPAPVSYSPDGSTVAFGAEDGSVLLCDSRTGLPLRTLRGHHDRAYAVVHAGDDLLVTGAADGTLRIWDAATGRAHGPGERRVIEVHPDGVWPVVADGTRLAAGAADGVVRLWDLTVEDGPYLSLPGHDAPVYTCAFSPDGAWIVTGDSRGTVRVWTARGEPAHRIEGDGPVYRLLFTDEGQLATCDSLGKVRLWDLPSGAVLREFSGHTGRVYALCSRGSLLVSGDTDGGVRLWDLSGRNPSRSLTGHTGAIYNALLDPSGELLATSDSDGAIFLWDVAGAEGVWPASFGRRARVLSGHRGAVWPPVFRPDGGQLATVSNDGTARLWDTATGAGRHTLRGHGRRITTVTFSPDGSTLATAGNDGVVRLWDPATGAPAGTPLTGEADRLTSVVFSPDGQRLGTATNDGGVQLRQAATGAFERELSVGTDHVWAQAFSPSGDILATANDDDTVRLWYHTTGREVGNLDAHRGRVRCIDFSPDGARVATGCDDRLVRIWDTATGALLHTLEGHGDRVYQVVFDPSGALLASASNDGTARLWNAATGATLRSLGGHAGRLWTVAFSPDGGTLATAGDDLVIRLWDAATGEPIAALTGHTRRVWSVAFSPDGDLLASGGDDGTVILWTVPPDPSRAALRCTLLGLAEGWAMVAPDGRYKHEGAVTGQFWWSAGLCRFEPGEMDEHLPSVRRLPVEEPL